Part of the Methanobacterium paludis genome is shown below.
GAAGCTGTTTATATACGCGGGGATACCTCTTGTACATTCATAAAATCTGTTGAATCCATCTTCTGTAAATTTAATTTCTTTTACCTTCTCTTTAAGATACCCTTTTACTTCTCCTTTGGAGAATGGGTCAATATTTACCTGAATCATCCTTCCACCGAATGCACCGTTTTGTCCGTTTATCATCTGGATGATTTCACTTGTTTTTGAGACAGAACCTGTGAAGATGTAACTCACGTTGTCCTGATTTTGAGTGTAACTTCGAATCAACCAGAAGAAGGATGTGGGATTTTCCAGTTCACCGATCAATTGAAATTCATCTATTACAATTACAAAGCCCTGAATGTTGTCTGATGATTCAACTACTTTTTGAGGGAATTCCATTACAAATTTGCTTAATTTTTCATAGTCATCATGACCCTCTGGAACTGCAATTCCAAGGATATTTCCTGCCTCTTTAAAATCATATTGTTTCAAGGTTATTTTACTTAAAAAAGTGTTTACAGTGTTATGAATGTTCTTTAATGTTCCGGAACTATCCTTTAATGCCTGGTTCATTGAGTCCAGTAAATAGTGCATTATCAGTTCTTCTTTAAGATTTCCCTTCTGATTTCCGTAGGCCCTTGATATATCAATGTATGCCACCAGGATGTTGTCTGGTAGTTCGTTTAGTAACTTTTTCAGAAGAAAAGTTTTTCCCACACCTCTGTACCCTGTAATGAGTATCTGTTCGG
Proteins encoded:
- a CDS encoding AAA family ATPase, with the protein product MNIPILPLGVPSDFEKYFYNREKELKKLKNHLNALNEDVAEQILITGYRGVGKTFLLKKLLNELPDNILVAYIDISRAYGNQKGNLKEELIMHYLLDSMNQALKDSSGTLKNIHNTVNTFLSKITLKQYDFKEAGNILGIAVPEGHDDYEKLSKFVMEFPQKVVESSDNIQGFVIVIDEFQLIGELENPTSFFWLIRSYTQNQDNVSYIFTGSVSKTSEIIQMINGQNGAFGGRMIQVNIDPFSKGEVKGYLKEKVKEIKFTEDGFNRFYECTRGIPAYINSFCNTMSSGEIYNNEKVKETFSEKMDQITVMWIQIWGTLSPTEREIVISIVDNGPQKWSKLLKTVNISRNTLAKYLDILKNKGIIIFNDSEGYKIEEKMLEAWLKHKKKVNGYYPP